Within the Barnesiella intestinihominis YIT 11860 genome, the region TCGTCGTGTCACCGTTACGATTGTAGAATAAAAAACGAGGAGAATACGGTATTCGTATTCTCCTCGTTTTTATTGAATTGTCGTTTTTTGTTACATATTGTTGTATTCGTCGTCCATATTCAGATCGGCAAATCCTTCTTCGTCGAGTTCCGAGGGATCGAAGGTTTCATCTCCGTAAAAGGTTTCATCGAAGTCGGAAGAATTATTCGCGACATTCTTTTTTTCTAGTTCTTCGAAATCCATCGTTTGTTGGGGAGGATTGCCTTCCTTACGTGTGCAGACCGGGGTCTCTAAATCTTTTCCCGGTTCGATCTCTTTCAATTCCATAAAAAACATGCGGTCGGTCATGTAATCGAATACAAAAACTAATCGTTGGCCTTCGTCTTCGATGAGGTCGCTTAGTTTTGTAGACGCCATGATCCACGTATCTTCGTCAGAATCTTTCCCCATGTCCATCAGGGTAATTTCTGTTTTTTTCTCCCAATCGTCGTCACAAATGAAGAATGAGGTCATTTGATCCTTAGAAAAGCCGACAGAATCGAGTATGGCATCGTGCAGTTCGAGAAAAGAAGCATCGGAATCGATGCATATTTCCCGTTTGAAATTGTCGACTTCGTCTGAAACAATTCTGAATTTATATATCATAATTTTTTTGTAATTAGGTTCTTTTTTTCGGTATGTAAAAGTACTAAAAATCTTTCTCCTGCCAAATAAAGGCTATAAAATTTCATGATTATAATCGATATTCAGGGAATAACTTGCGGATAAGTATAA harbors:
- a CDS encoding IS1096 element passenger TnpR family protein, producing MIYKFRIVSDEVDNFKREICIDSDASFLELHDAILDSVGFSKDQMTSFFICDDDWEKKTEITLMDMGKDSDEDTWIMASTKLSDLIEDEGQRLVFVFDYMTDRMFFMELKEIEPGKDLETPVCTRKEGNPPQQTMDFEELEKKNVANNSSDFDETFYGDETFDPSELDEEGFADLNMDDEYNNM